A stretch of Gasterosteus aculeatus chromosome 4, fGasAcu3.hap1.1, whole genome shotgun sequence DNA encodes these proteins:
- the LOC120817202 gene encoding serine/threonine-protein kinase 38-like isoform X3, translating into MDEEGLPDDEKVMRRSQHARKETEFLRLKRTRLGLDDFESLKVIGRGAFGEVRLVQKKDTGHIYAMKILRKADMLEKEQVAHIRAERDILVEADGAWVVKMFYSFQDKRNLYLIMEFLPGGDMMTLLMKKDTLSEEATQFYIAETVLAIDSIHQLGFIHRDIKPDNLLLDSRGHVKLSDFGLCTGLKKAHRTEFYRNLTHNPPSDFSFQNMNSKRKAETWKKNRRQLAYSTVGTPDYIAPEVFLQTGYNKLCDWWSLGVIMYEMLIGYPPFCSETPQETYRKVMNWKETLVFPPEVPISERAKDLILKYCTDPENRVGAVSVEEIKSHQFFESVDWEHIRERPAAISIEIKSIDDTSNFDDFPESDILQPGSSLAAAKAGNASMSSLSERVRPMIANATEPDFKSKDWVFLNYTYKRFEGLTQRGTIPSYVKAGKA; encoded by the exons ATGGACGAGGAGGGCCTGCCAGATGACGAG AAAGTCATGCGGCGCTCGCAGCACGCCCGTAAGGAGACCGAGTTCTTGCGACTGAAGCGGACGCGACTTGGCTTGGATGACTTTGAGTCTCTTAAAGTTATCGGACGGGGGGCTTTTGGAGAG GTCCGTTTGGTGCAGAAGAAAGACACTGGGCACATCTACGCCATGAAGATCCTGCGAAAGGCCGACATGCTGGAGAAGGAACAG GTTGCCCATATCCGTGCAGAGAGGGATATTCTGGTGGAGGCGGACGGCGCCTGGGTGGTCAAGATGTTCTACAGCTTTCAAGACAAGAGGAACCTTTACCTCATCATGGAGTTCCTGCCTGGAG GCGACATGATGACCCTGCTGATGAAGAAGGACACTCTGTCCGAAGAGGCCACCCAGTTCTACATCGCCGAGACGGTCCTGGCCATCGACTCCATCCACCAGCTGGGCTTCATCCACAGAGACATCAAACCTGACAACCTGCTGCTGGACTCCAGG GGACATGTGAAGCTGTCCGATTTTGGCCTCTGTACAGGACTGAAGAAGGCTCATCGCACAGAATTCTACAGGAACCTGACGCACAACCCGCCCAGCGATTTCT CTTTTCAAAACATGAACTCCAAGAGGAAAGCAGAAACCTGGAAGAAgaaccggagacagctg GCGTATTCTACTGTGGGAACTCCGGACTACATTGCTCCTGAAGTCTTCTTGCAGACGGGGTACAACAAACTGTGTGACTGGTGGTCTCTGGGGGTCATCATGTACGAAATGCTCATCG GTTACCCGCCCTTCTGCTCTGAGACGCCACAGGAGACGTACAGGAAGGTGATGAACTGGAAGGAGACCCTTGTCTTCCCACCCGAAGTCCCCATCTCAGAGAGGGCCAAAGACTTGATATTAAA gtaTTGCACTGATCCCGAGAACAGGGTTGGAGCTGTGAGCGTGGAGGAGATCAAGAGTCATCAGTTCTTTGAGTCGGTGGACTGGGAGCACATAAG GGAGCGTCCCGCAGCCATCTCCATCGAAATCAAGAGCATCGACGACACCTCAAACTTTGACGACTTCCCCGAATCGGACATCCTTCAGCCAGGTTCGTCACTCGCTGCAGCCAAAGCAGGAAACGCGAGCATGTCTTCCCTGTCTGAACGAGTGAGGCCGATGATTG CCAACGCCACGGAGCCGGACTTCAAGTCGAAGGATTGGGTGTTCCTCAACTACACGTACAAGCGCTTTGAGGGTCTGACTCAGCGAGGCACCATCCCCTCATACGTAAAGGCAGGGAAGGCCTGA
- the med21 gene encoding mediator of RNA polymerase II transcription subunit 21 — MADRLTQLQDAVNSLADQFCNAIGVLQQCAPPASFSNIQTAINKDQPANPTEEYAQLFAALIARTAKDVDVLIDSLPSEESTAVLQAASLRQLEEENHDAAARLEEVVYRGDVLLEKIQSALADIAQSQLRTRNGAPSQPSPAES; from the exons ATGGCGGACAGGCTAACGCAGCTCCAAGACGCTGTCAATTCG CTTGCAGATCAGTTTTGTAACGCCATCGGCGTCCTGCAGCAGTGTGCGCCTCCGGCCTCCTTCAGCAACATCCAGACAGCGATCAACAAAGATCAGCCCGCAAACCCAACCGAGG AATATGCCCAACTATTTGCAGCCCTGATCGCCAGAACAGCCAAAGATGTGGATGTACTAATCGACTCCCTGCCCAGCGAGGAGTCCACGGCAGTTCTGCAG GCGGCCAGTCTgcggcagctggaggaggagaaccacGACGCCGCAGCTCGCCTGGAGGAGGTGGTTTATCGCGGTGACGTGCTGCTCGAGAAGATCCAGAGCGCCCTGGCTGACATCGCCCAGTCTCAGCTCCGCACACGCAACGGAGCGCCAAGCCAGCCCTCGCCGGCAGAGTCCTGA
- the LOC120817202 gene encoding serine/threonine-protein kinase 38-like isoform X2: MTGETAATLPMSNHTRERVTVAKLTLENFYSTLLTQHEEREMRQKKLEKAMDEEGLPDDEKVMRRSQHARKETEFLRLKRTRLGLDDFESLKVIGRGAFGEVRLVQKKDTGHIYAMKILRKADMLEKEQVAHIRAERDILVEADGAWVVKMFYSFQDKRNLYLIMEFLPGGDMMTLLMKKDTLSEEATQFYIAETVLAIDSIHQLGFIHRDIKPDNLLLDSRGHVKLSDFGLCTGLKKAHRTEFYRNLTHNPPSDFSFQNMNSKRKAETWKKNRRQLAYSTVGTPDYIAPEVFLQTGYNKLCDWWSLGVIMYEMLIGYPPFCSETPQETYRKVMNWKETLVFPPEVPISERAKDLILKYCTDPENRVGAVSVEEIKSHQFFESVDWEHIRERPAAISIEIKSIDDTSNFDDFPESDILQPANATEPDFKSKDWVFLNYTYKRFEGLTQRGTIPSYVKAGKA; encoded by the exons ATGACGGGAGAGACCGCTGCCACCCTTCCCATGAGTAACCACACCCGAGAGAGGGTGACTGTGGCCAAGCTGACGCTGGAGAACTTCTACAGCACCCTGCTCACCCAGCACGAGGAGCGCGAGATGAG GcagaagaagctggagaaggCCATGGACGAGGAGGGCCTGCCAGATGACGAG AAAGTCATGCGGCGCTCGCAGCACGCCCGTAAGGAGACCGAGTTCTTGCGACTGAAGCGGACGCGACTTGGCTTGGATGACTTTGAGTCTCTTAAAGTTATCGGACGGGGGGCTTTTGGAGAG GTCCGTTTGGTGCAGAAGAAAGACACTGGGCACATCTACGCCATGAAGATCCTGCGAAAGGCCGACATGCTGGAGAAGGAACAG GTTGCCCATATCCGTGCAGAGAGGGATATTCTGGTGGAGGCGGACGGCGCCTGGGTGGTCAAGATGTTCTACAGCTTTCAAGACAAGAGGAACCTTTACCTCATCATGGAGTTCCTGCCTGGAG GCGACATGATGACCCTGCTGATGAAGAAGGACACTCTGTCCGAAGAGGCCACCCAGTTCTACATCGCCGAGACGGTCCTGGCCATCGACTCCATCCACCAGCTGGGCTTCATCCACAGAGACATCAAACCTGACAACCTGCTGCTGGACTCCAGG GGACATGTGAAGCTGTCCGATTTTGGCCTCTGTACAGGACTGAAGAAGGCTCATCGCACAGAATTCTACAGGAACCTGACGCACAACCCGCCCAGCGATTTCT CTTTTCAAAACATGAACTCCAAGAGGAAAGCAGAAACCTGGAAGAAgaaccggagacagctg GCGTATTCTACTGTGGGAACTCCGGACTACATTGCTCCTGAAGTCTTCTTGCAGACGGGGTACAACAAACTGTGTGACTGGTGGTCTCTGGGGGTCATCATGTACGAAATGCTCATCG GTTACCCGCCCTTCTGCTCTGAGACGCCACAGGAGACGTACAGGAAGGTGATGAACTGGAAGGAGACCCTTGTCTTCCCACCCGAAGTCCCCATCTCAGAGAGGGCCAAAGACTTGATATTAAA gtaTTGCACTGATCCCGAGAACAGGGTTGGAGCTGTGAGCGTGGAGGAGATCAAGAGTCATCAGTTCTTTGAGTCGGTGGACTGGGAGCACATAAG GGAGCGTCCCGCAGCCATCTCCATCGAAATCAAGAGCATCGACGACACCTCAAACTTTGACGACTTCCCCGAATCGGACATCCTTCAGCCAG CCAACGCCACGGAGCCGGACTTCAAGTCGAAGGATTGGGTGTTCCTCAACTACACGTACAAGCGCTTTGAGGGTCTGACTCAGCGAGGCACCATCCCCTCATACGTAAAGGCAGGGAAGGCCTGA
- the LOC120817202 gene encoding serine/threonine-protein kinase 38-like isoform X1, which produces MTGETAATLPMSNHTRERVTVAKLTLENFYSTLLTQHEEREMRQKKLEKAMDEEGLPDDEKVMRRSQHARKETEFLRLKRTRLGLDDFESLKVIGRGAFGEVRLVQKKDTGHIYAMKILRKADMLEKEQVAHIRAERDILVEADGAWVVKMFYSFQDKRNLYLIMEFLPGGDMMTLLMKKDTLSEEATQFYIAETVLAIDSIHQLGFIHRDIKPDNLLLDSRGHVKLSDFGLCTGLKKAHRTEFYRNLTHNPPSDFSFQNMNSKRKAETWKKNRRQLAYSTVGTPDYIAPEVFLQTGYNKLCDWWSLGVIMYEMLIGYPPFCSETPQETYRKVMNWKETLVFPPEVPISERAKDLILKYCTDPENRVGAVSVEEIKSHQFFESVDWEHIRERPAAISIEIKSIDDTSNFDDFPESDILQPGSSLAAAKAGNASMSSLSERVRPMIANATEPDFKSKDWVFLNYTYKRFEGLTQRGTIPSYVKAGKA; this is translated from the exons ATGACGGGAGAGACCGCTGCCACCCTTCCCATGAGTAACCACACCCGAGAGAGGGTGACTGTGGCCAAGCTGACGCTGGAGAACTTCTACAGCACCCTGCTCACCCAGCACGAGGAGCGCGAGATGAG GcagaagaagctggagaaggCCATGGACGAGGAGGGCCTGCCAGATGACGAG AAAGTCATGCGGCGCTCGCAGCACGCCCGTAAGGAGACCGAGTTCTTGCGACTGAAGCGGACGCGACTTGGCTTGGATGACTTTGAGTCTCTTAAAGTTATCGGACGGGGGGCTTTTGGAGAG GTCCGTTTGGTGCAGAAGAAAGACACTGGGCACATCTACGCCATGAAGATCCTGCGAAAGGCCGACATGCTGGAGAAGGAACAG GTTGCCCATATCCGTGCAGAGAGGGATATTCTGGTGGAGGCGGACGGCGCCTGGGTGGTCAAGATGTTCTACAGCTTTCAAGACAAGAGGAACCTTTACCTCATCATGGAGTTCCTGCCTGGAG GCGACATGATGACCCTGCTGATGAAGAAGGACACTCTGTCCGAAGAGGCCACCCAGTTCTACATCGCCGAGACGGTCCTGGCCATCGACTCCATCCACCAGCTGGGCTTCATCCACAGAGACATCAAACCTGACAACCTGCTGCTGGACTCCAGG GGACATGTGAAGCTGTCCGATTTTGGCCTCTGTACAGGACTGAAGAAGGCTCATCGCACAGAATTCTACAGGAACCTGACGCACAACCCGCCCAGCGATTTCT CTTTTCAAAACATGAACTCCAAGAGGAAAGCAGAAACCTGGAAGAAgaaccggagacagctg GCGTATTCTACTGTGGGAACTCCGGACTACATTGCTCCTGAAGTCTTCTTGCAGACGGGGTACAACAAACTGTGTGACTGGTGGTCTCTGGGGGTCATCATGTACGAAATGCTCATCG GTTACCCGCCCTTCTGCTCTGAGACGCCACAGGAGACGTACAGGAAGGTGATGAACTGGAAGGAGACCCTTGTCTTCCCACCCGAAGTCCCCATCTCAGAGAGGGCCAAAGACTTGATATTAAA gtaTTGCACTGATCCCGAGAACAGGGTTGGAGCTGTGAGCGTGGAGGAGATCAAGAGTCATCAGTTCTTTGAGTCGGTGGACTGGGAGCACATAAG GGAGCGTCCCGCAGCCATCTCCATCGAAATCAAGAGCATCGACGACACCTCAAACTTTGACGACTTCCCCGAATCGGACATCCTTCAGCCAGGTTCGTCACTCGCTGCAGCCAAAGCAGGAAACGCGAGCATGTCTTCCCTGTCTGAACGAGTGAGGCCGATGATTG CCAACGCCACGGAGCCGGACTTCAAGTCGAAGGATTGGGTGTTCCTCAACTACACGTACAAGCGCTTTGAGGGTCTGACTCAGCGAGGCACCATCCCCTCATACGTAAAGGCAGGGAAGGCCTGA
- the LOC120817202 gene encoding serine/threonine-protein kinase 38-like isoform X4 — MDEEGLPDDEKVMRRSQHARKETEFLRLKRTRLGLDDFESLKVIGRGAFGEVRLVQKKDTGHIYAMKILRKADMLEKEQVAHIRAERDILVEADGAWVVKMFYSFQDKRNLYLIMEFLPGGDMMTLLMKKDTLSEEATQFYIAETVLAIDSIHQLGFIHRDIKPDNLLLDSRGHVKLSDFGLCTGLKKAHRTEFYRNLTHNPPSDFSFQNMNSKRKAETWKKNRRQLAYSTVGTPDYIAPEVFLQTGYNKLCDWWSLGVIMYEMLIGYPPFCSETPQETYRKVMNWKETLVFPPEVPISERAKDLILKYCTDPENRVGAVSVEEIKSHQFFESVDWEHIRERPAAISIEIKSIDDTSNFDDFPESDILQPANATEPDFKSKDWVFLNYTYKRFEGLTQRGTIPSYVKAGKA; from the exons ATGGACGAGGAGGGCCTGCCAGATGACGAG AAAGTCATGCGGCGCTCGCAGCACGCCCGTAAGGAGACCGAGTTCTTGCGACTGAAGCGGACGCGACTTGGCTTGGATGACTTTGAGTCTCTTAAAGTTATCGGACGGGGGGCTTTTGGAGAG GTCCGTTTGGTGCAGAAGAAAGACACTGGGCACATCTACGCCATGAAGATCCTGCGAAAGGCCGACATGCTGGAGAAGGAACAG GTTGCCCATATCCGTGCAGAGAGGGATATTCTGGTGGAGGCGGACGGCGCCTGGGTGGTCAAGATGTTCTACAGCTTTCAAGACAAGAGGAACCTTTACCTCATCATGGAGTTCCTGCCTGGAG GCGACATGATGACCCTGCTGATGAAGAAGGACACTCTGTCCGAAGAGGCCACCCAGTTCTACATCGCCGAGACGGTCCTGGCCATCGACTCCATCCACCAGCTGGGCTTCATCCACAGAGACATCAAACCTGACAACCTGCTGCTGGACTCCAGG GGACATGTGAAGCTGTCCGATTTTGGCCTCTGTACAGGACTGAAGAAGGCTCATCGCACAGAATTCTACAGGAACCTGACGCACAACCCGCCCAGCGATTTCT CTTTTCAAAACATGAACTCCAAGAGGAAAGCAGAAACCTGGAAGAAgaaccggagacagctg GCGTATTCTACTGTGGGAACTCCGGACTACATTGCTCCTGAAGTCTTCTTGCAGACGGGGTACAACAAACTGTGTGACTGGTGGTCTCTGGGGGTCATCATGTACGAAATGCTCATCG GTTACCCGCCCTTCTGCTCTGAGACGCCACAGGAGACGTACAGGAAGGTGATGAACTGGAAGGAGACCCTTGTCTTCCCACCCGAAGTCCCCATCTCAGAGAGGGCCAAAGACTTGATATTAAA gtaTTGCACTGATCCCGAGAACAGGGTTGGAGCTGTGAGCGTGGAGGAGATCAAGAGTCATCAGTTCTTTGAGTCGGTGGACTGGGAGCACATAAG GGAGCGTCCCGCAGCCATCTCCATCGAAATCAAGAGCATCGACGACACCTCAAACTTTGACGACTTCCCCGAATCGGACATCCTTCAGCCAG CCAACGCCACGGAGCCGGACTTCAAGTCGAAGGATTGGGTGTTCCTCAACTACACGTACAAGCGCTTTGAGGGTCTGACTCAGCGAGGCACCATCCCCTCATACGTAAAGGCAGGGAAGGCCTGA